From a region of the Nitrospira sp. genome:
- a CDS encoding P1 family peptidase: MGALGERPARLLILSCVTALLSGCLFTAAAEPDRQRQRARDLGIVVGQYQPGPFNAITDVEGVKVGHTTLTRGEGPLRPGDGPVRTGVTVIIPREDVWHKKVAAGAFVLNGTGEMTGLSWVAESGFLEYPIALTNTLNVPRVANGVVSWMIRHYPEIGITDDTLTPVVGECDDGRLNDIQGRHVSEQDVIAALDSASSGPVKEGTVGAGTGMVSYGFKGGIGTASRKLSDKEGGYTLGVLVNANHGRKPELIVANVPVGKLYQQPPQLSEARSPGQSEGSIIIVIATDAPLDGRQLTRLAKRAALGLARTGSTVRHGSGDFILAFSTANVIPHYPKEPVLTLTHLADTHLNPLIAATVETTEEAILNALTTATTVVGRDGHRADAIDLDRLKALLSGGRPN, translated from the coding sequence ATGGGGGCCCTCGGCGAACGACCGGCCCGGTTGCTGATCCTGTCCTGTGTGACTGCCCTGCTCTCAGGATGCCTGTTCACCGCCGCAGCCGAGCCGGACCGACAGCGGCAACGTGCGCGCGATTTGGGGATCGTGGTCGGCCAATACCAGCCCGGTCCGTTCAATGCAATTACCGACGTGGAGGGGGTCAAAGTCGGCCATACGACGTTGACACGAGGCGAAGGGCCATTAAGACCTGGAGATGGACCGGTAAGGACCGGCGTGACCGTCATCATTCCGCGCGAGGATGTCTGGCACAAAAAAGTTGCGGCCGGAGCCTTCGTGCTCAATGGAACCGGTGAAATGACCGGCCTCTCCTGGGTGGCGGAGTCTGGATTTCTCGAGTATCCGATCGCCCTCACGAACACGTTAAACGTACCTCGAGTCGCCAACGGAGTGGTGAGCTGGATGATTCGCCACTATCCTGAGATCGGCATTACCGATGATACGCTGACGCCGGTTGTGGGGGAGTGCGACGACGGCCGACTCAACGACATCCAGGGGCGCCATGTCTCGGAACAGGATGTGATCGCTGCGTTGGACAGCGCGAGTAGTGGTCCGGTCAAAGAAGGTACCGTCGGTGCCGGCACCGGTATGGTGTCGTACGGGTTCAAAGGCGGTATCGGCACAGCGTCGAGAAAATTATCCGACAAAGAAGGAGGCTATACGCTCGGGGTCCTCGTGAATGCGAACCATGGCCGGAAACCGGAATTGATAGTCGCCAACGTGCCGGTCGGAAAGCTTTATCAACAGCCGCCGCAGCTCTCCGAAGCACGTTCACCCGGTCAAAGTGAAGGGTCTATCATTATTGTGATCGCCACCGATGCGCCGCTGGATGGTAGACAACTTACGCGCCTCGCGAAACGCGCTGCGCTCGGTCTTGCGCGAACCGGGTCGACCGTTCGCCACGGGAGCGGTGATTTCATCTTGGCATTTTCCACCGCGAACGTGATCCCCCACTATCCGAAAGAGCCGGTCTTGACACTCACACATCTGGCGGATACACACCTCAACCCCCTGATTGCTGCAACGGTAGAAACGACGGAGGAAGCGATTTTGAACGCCCTGACGACGGCCACGACGGTGGTCGGGCGAGACGGTCATCGGGCCGATGCGATCGACCTCGATCGCCTCAAGGCACTCCTGTCGGGTGGGCGACCAAACTGA
- a CDS encoding FIST C-terminal domain-containing protein, which translates to MQFAVALSKQLETEAAAREVADGIRAQLSGTAIDLACLFFSAHHAENSELLASVLTRTLGPKWLIGCSGEGVISGAEELETAPAITVWAATLPDVDMHPLRTSFSQTHDQFQLTGWPQPGSEDASFLLLADPFTAPVQEILGLVDDRYPGAKAVGGLAGGGQEAGMNRLVLNDQVFEGGLVGIRLSGAVDIRPIISQGCRLIGDRFVVTKAEHNLIHELGGAPALERLQAVFESLTEEDRRRAHRALHLGIVIDEHRNRFERGDFLIRNLLGADQTTGAVAIGDVVQEGQTVQFHLRDAESASEDLNSLLAADRAGRRHPPLGALMFSCCGRGRGLFGRPNHDAAALTQQLGRIPVAGFFAQGEIGPIGHRNFLHGYTASMALFAERHSSSRHS; encoded by the coding sequence GTGCAGTTCGCCGTAGCCCTGTCGAAACAGTTAGAGACGGAAGCCGCCGCCCGTGAGGTGGCCGATGGTATTCGCGCACAGCTGAGCGGCACGGCGATCGATCTTGCCTGTCTCTTCTTCTCGGCACATCATGCCGAAAACTCTGAGCTCTTGGCGAGCGTGCTCACCCGAACCCTTGGTCCAAAATGGCTGATCGGATGCAGCGGAGAGGGCGTCATTTCCGGCGCAGAAGAGTTGGAGACAGCCCCGGCAATCACAGTTTGGGCGGCCACGCTCCCTGACGTCGACATGCACCCGTTGCGAACATCGTTTTCACAGACACACGATCAGTTTCAACTCACCGGATGGCCTCAGCCAGGATCAGAGGATGCCTCTTTCCTCCTGCTGGCAGACCCCTTCACAGCCCCGGTTCAAGAAATCCTTGGGCTGGTGGACGACCGGTATCCGGGAGCCAAAGCCGTAGGAGGGTTAGCCGGAGGTGGGCAAGAGGCCGGCATGAATCGGTTGGTCCTCAATGATCAAGTCTTTGAGGGCGGCCTGGTGGGGATCCGACTATCGGGGGCTGTGGATATTCGGCCAATCATCTCCCAAGGGTGTCGTCTGATCGGCGACCGGTTTGTCGTCACAAAGGCCGAACACAATCTGATTCACGAACTCGGGGGAGCGCCCGCACTGGAACGGTTGCAGGCTGTCTTCGAATCGCTGACGGAAGAAGATCGCCGCCGCGCGCATCGGGCGCTTCATCTCGGCATTGTCATCGACGAACATCGAAATCGATTTGAGCGCGGGGATTTTCTCATTCGTAATCTGCTCGGGGCCGACCAAACCACGGGCGCTGTCGCGATCGGAGATGTGGTGCAAGAGGGGCAAACCGTGCAATTCCATCTTCGGGACGCGGAATCCGCCAGCGAAGATTTGAACTCCCTTCTGGCTGCCGACCGAGCCGGTCGACGGCATCCCCCTCTGGGAGCGCTCATGTTCAGCTGTTGTGGTCGTGGTCGGGGACTCTTTGGACGCCCGAATCATGATGCCGCTGCACTGACCCAGCAACTGGGGCGAATTCCCGTTGCGGGGTTCTTTGCGCAAGGCGAGATTGGACCCATCGGTCACCGAAACTTCCTGCATGGGTACACCGCCAGTATGGCGCTTTTTGCAGAGCGCCACTCGTCGTCACGTCACAGTTGA
- a CDS encoding FKBP-type peptidyl-prolyl cis-trans isomerase, whose protein sequence is MKRLSRIAICTLSVLLSTLGGGDIMAAGENAQEVSTPSGLKYVDQVVGTGDVAVAGKNATVHYTGWLENGKKFDSSVDRGQPFSFPLGAGRVIKGWDEGVQGMKVGGKRKLTIPSDLGYGPRGAGGVIPPNATLIFDVELLGVR, encoded by the coding sequence ATGAAACGTCTGAGCAGAATAGCTATCTGTACACTGTCGGTTTTACTATCGACCCTGGGAGGGGGAGACATTATGGCAGCAGGTGAGAACGCGCAGGAAGTCAGTACGCCGTCCGGGCTCAAATACGTCGACCAGGTGGTCGGTACCGGCGATGTGGCCGTCGCCGGCAAGAACGCGACGGTGCACTACACGGGCTGGTTGGAGAACGGTAAAAAATTCGACAGCTCGGTCGATCGTGGGCAGCCTTTCTCGTTTCCCCTTGGGGCAGGACGCGTCATCAAAGGCTGGGACGAAGGGGTGCAAGGAATGAAAGTGGGTGGGAAACGCAAATTGACCATTCCATCTGACCTAGGATACGGGCCGCGCGGTGCAGGCGGAGTGATCCCACCAAATGCCACGCTGATTTTCGACGTCGAATTGCTCGGAGTGCGGTGA
- a CDS encoding TIGR00730 family Rossman fold protein has protein sequence MGRNTSDHPHPHNSDELFSSYIPADKDTEFLQRDELRSVRIGLELLKPELIQREEGIRSTIVVFGSSRLLEPAAARQAVQAAEEDAVGASDDPVRQQKVAIAKRQLELAKYYDVAREFGRVVSSTCQIDGRCDYVIVTGGGPGIMEAANRGAADVNAKSIGFNITLPHEQHPNPYVTPRLSFQFRYFAIRKMHFLIRAKALVAFPGGFGTLDELFETLTLLQTGKTESVLVVLVGRHFWERLINWQWLVDNGLISQTDLRLFHYAETAQEAWDLIARHSGVPAV, from the coding sequence ATGGGCCGGAATACTTCCGATCATCCACATCCCCACAACAGTGACGAACTGTTCTCTTCCTACATCCCGGCCGATAAGGACACTGAGTTTCTTCAACGAGATGAGCTGCGTTCTGTCCGGATCGGGCTTGAGCTGCTTAAACCCGAATTGATTCAACGGGAAGAAGGCATCAGGTCCACCATCGTCGTCTTCGGCAGCTCACGGCTTCTCGAGCCGGCTGCTGCAAGGCAGGCAGTACAGGCGGCGGAAGAGGACGCGGTTGGTGCTTCGGACGATCCTGTCCGGCAACAGAAAGTGGCGATCGCCAAAAGGCAGCTCGAACTCGCAAAGTATTATGACGTCGCCCGGGAATTTGGTCGGGTGGTATCGTCAACCTGCCAGATTGATGGCCGTTGCGACTACGTTATCGTGACCGGCGGAGGCCCCGGCATTATGGAAGCCGCCAACCGTGGGGCGGCGGATGTGAACGCCAAATCCATCGGCTTCAACATTACCCTTCCCCACGAACAGCACCCCAACCCCTACGTCACGCCAAGGCTTAGTTTTCAATTTCGCTATTTCGCCATCAGAAAGATGCATTTCCTCATCCGTGCCAAGGCACTTGTCGCCTTCCCCGGAGGATTCGGCACCCTTGATGAGTTATTCGAAACCCTCACGTTATTGCAAACCGGCAAAACGGAGAGTGTCCTGGTTGTACTGGTCGGGCGACACTTTTGGGAGCGTTTGATCAACTGGCAATGGCTCGTTGACAATGGACTGATCTCTCAAACAGATCTTCGCCTCTTTCATTATGCCGAGACGGCTCAGGAAGCCTGGGACCTGATCGCGCGCCATAGTGGGGTACCCGCCGTATGA
- a CDS encoding MBL fold metallo-hydrolase, whose product MKLSFHGAARSVTGSRHLLEIPGFRVLLDCGLFQGRRDDAVRRNRELGFEPKSVGAVLLSHAHIDHSGALPVLPRQGFSGKVYLTRASADLANLMLEDSARVQENDCRYVNKQERRRGNTCVRPLYDGEDVRKIAKRFEGVRYGDQLKIAPRLTASFHDAGHILGSAAVRIKYTARGNSTTVLFSGDLGRSHMPILRDPEPPPPCDVLILESTYGDRLHEQVGEETKKKAQDLLEHARTHKSKIIVPAFAVGRTQELVMRIKELVGEGRVDPVPIYIDSPLADKTTEVFKRHPDCYDEETFKTFSAGGDVFASRYIRFVSSPEDSKRLNTMRGPCVIISSSGMCEGGRIIHHLKHAIQDEANVIVFVGFQAEHTLGRKLVEGWDVVPIFGVPTPRRAQIVKFNGLSAHADRNDLLAYVRAIDPRPSTIFIVHGEEKQALSLGAAIQAEHPKVDVRIPHQGSTHEI is encoded by the coding sequence ATGAAGCTCTCATTCCACGGTGCAGCTCGTTCAGTCACTGGGAGCCGACATCTATTGGAAATACCGGGCTTTCGGGTCTTATTGGATTGCGGGCTCTTTCAAGGACGCCGAGACGACGCGGTCCGGCGCAACCGCGAGCTGGGTTTTGAGCCGAAGTCTGTAGGCGCCGTCTTACTCTCGCATGCGCATATCGACCACTCAGGAGCCTTGCCGGTTCTTCCTCGGCAGGGCTTTTCTGGGAAGGTCTACCTCACCAGAGCATCGGCCGATCTGGCCAATCTTATGCTCGAAGATTCGGCTCGTGTTCAAGAGAACGATTGTCGGTATGTCAACAAACAGGAGCGACGCCGCGGGAACACCTGTGTTCGCCCGCTGTACGATGGGGAGGACGTCCGGAAGATTGCCAAAAGATTTGAGGGCGTACGATACGGAGATCAGCTCAAAATCGCGCCACGCCTCACAGCTTCATTTCATGACGCCGGCCATATTCTGGGATCCGCCGCCGTCCGGATCAAGTATACGGCGCGAGGCAATAGCACCACGGTCTTGTTCAGCGGAGATCTGGGTAGATCGCACATGCCGATTCTGCGCGATCCCGAACCTCCGCCTCCCTGCGATGTCCTGATTCTCGAATCCACCTATGGTGACCGTTTACATGAACAAGTCGGTGAAGAGACGAAGAAGAAGGCGCAGGATCTCCTCGAGCATGCCCGGACGCACAAGAGCAAGATCATCGTGCCTGCTTTCGCGGTCGGGCGCACACAGGAACTCGTCATGCGAATCAAAGAACTTGTCGGTGAAGGTCGCGTGGACCCCGTTCCGATTTATATCGATTCGCCGCTGGCCGATAAGACCACAGAGGTCTTCAAGCGTCACCCTGATTGTTATGACGAAGAGACCTTTAAAACGTTCTCCGCCGGGGGTGACGTCTTCGCATCCCGCTACATCCGTTTTGTCTCCTCACCCGAAGACAGCAAACGGCTCAATACGATGCGCGGTCCCTGTGTCATCATCTCCTCATCGGGGATGTGCGAAGGCGGACGCATCATTCACCATCTCAAACATGCGATTCAGGACGAGGCCAATGTGATTGTGTTCGTGGGTTTTCAAGCAGAACACACACTGGGCCGTAAACTCGTCGAGGGCTGGGACGTCGTTCCGATCTTCGGCGTGCCGACACCACGACGGGCACAGATCGTCAAGTTCAACGGCTTGTCGGCCCACGCGGACCGCAACGATCTGCTGGCTTACGTCCGAGCCATTGATCCGCGCCCCAGCACGATCTTCATTGTGCATGGGGAAGAAAAGCAGGCCCTCTCCTTGGGCGCCGCGATCCAAGCGGAGCATCCAAAGGTCGATGTGCGAATTCCCCATCAAGGCAGTACGCATGAAATCTAA
- a CDS encoding nitrate oxidoreductase subunit beta codes for MPEVYNWQLGRKMLYPYEERHPKWQFAFVFNINRCLACQTCSMADKSTWLFSKGQEYMWWNNVETKPYGGYPQFYDVKITQLIEQVNPGGQVWNVRVGRKHHAPYGVFEGMTIFDAGAKVGQAAIGYIPTDQEWRFVNIYEDTATSMRALVEGIDKTGFSRDEPWKMTGSSLPEHETFFFYLQRICNHCTYPGCLAACPRKAIYKRPEDGIVLIDQNRCRGYKKCVEQCPYKKPMYRGTTRVSEKCIACYPRIEGKDPLTGGEPMETRCMAACVGKIRMQSLVRIGEDGLWAEDRWHPLYYAIRVEQVALPLYPQWGTEPNGYYIPPRHSPRGYARQMFGPGVDNAIEKYLVPSRELLAVLQLWRASQQIVFRYDVIPGPKVFETQIHGKRFEMYNDTVLGFNKSGKEVARIQVEEPIYIRPAERVTWL; via the coding sequence ATGCCTGAAGTCTATAACTGGCAACTGGGGCGGAAGATGTTGTACCCGTACGAGGAACGACATCCGAAGTGGCAGTTTGCCTTTGTGTTCAACATCAACCGGTGCCTGGCGTGCCAGACCTGCAGCATGGCGGACAAGTCGACGTGGCTGTTCTCCAAGGGGCAGGAATACATGTGGTGGAACAACGTGGAGACCAAGCCCTATGGCGGGTACCCGCAGTTCTACGACGTGAAGATCACGCAGCTGATCGAACAGGTCAACCCCGGAGGGCAGGTGTGGAACGTGCGGGTGGGCCGCAAACACCATGCGCCCTACGGCGTGTTCGAAGGGATGACCATCTTCGATGCGGGGGCCAAAGTGGGCCAGGCCGCGATCGGGTACATTCCGACCGACCAGGAATGGCGGTTCGTGAACATCTACGAAGACACCGCCACCTCCATGCGGGCCTTGGTCGAAGGGATCGACAAGACCGGCTTCTCCCGGGACGAGCCGTGGAAAATGACGGGGAGCAGCCTGCCGGAGCACGAAACCTTCTTCTTCTACCTGCAGCGGATCTGTAACCACTGTACCTACCCGGGCTGCTTGGCCGCCTGCCCGCGCAAAGCGATCTACAAGCGGCCGGAGGACGGCATCGTCTTGATCGATCAGAACCGCTGCCGGGGGTACAAGAAATGTGTCGAGCAGTGTCCGTACAAGAAGCCGATGTACCGGGGGACGACCCGAGTCAGTGAAAAGTGTATCGCGTGCTATCCCCGGATCGAAGGCAAGGATCCGCTGACGGGCGGCGAGCCGATGGAAACGCGCTGTATGGCGGCCTGCGTCGGCAAGATTCGCATGCAGAGCCTGGTGCGGATCGGGGAGGACGGCCTCTGGGCGGAGGATCGGTGGCACCCCCTGTACTACGCCATTCGGGTCGAGCAAGTGGCGCTCCCGCTCTATCCGCAATGGGGGACCGAGCCCAATGGCTACTACATTCCGCCGCGGCACAGCCCGCGCGGCTATGCCCGGCAGATGTTCGGTCCCGGGGTCGACAATGCCATCGAGAAGTATCTCGTGCCGAGCCGGGAACTGTTGGCCGTGCTGCAGCTGTGGCGGGCCAGCCAGCAGATCGTCTTCCGCTATGACGTGATTCCCGGGCCGAAAGTCTTCGAGACGCAGATCCACGGCAAGCGGTTCGAGATGTACAACGATACGGTCTTGGGCTTCAACAAGTCGGGCAAGGAAGTCGCCCGTATTCAGGTCGAGGAGCCCATCTATATTCGCCCCGCCGAACGCGTCACCTGGCTCTAG
- a CDS encoding DUF502 domain-containing protein: protein MTGLIVLLPAWATFLILSALFTTLDGLVGRYMLNPLPGLGLLLLVLLLIIAGLIADHVIGHNLLARLEQRLEQIPLVQSIYLTLKGMTDVLNFRSRFGRSKVVAFPFPRDGCWALGFVMGAAPPSIQVAPSDTLFMVFVPTAIHPFTGFLAFIPEQALVPINLLPEDAMKMEFSAGFYKPKNGWLGTSQSISS, encoded by the coding sequence GTGACTGGACTCATTGTCTTGCTCCCTGCCTGGGCTACCTTCTTGATTCTGTCAGCCCTCTTTACGACACTCGATGGCTTGGTCGGTCGATACATGTTGAATCCACTCCCCGGACTGGGTTTGCTCCTCTTGGTGCTTCTACTTATTATTGCCGGGCTCATTGCTGATCACGTGATCGGTCATAATTTATTGGCGCGCTTAGAGCAGCGCCTTGAACAGATCCCGCTCGTGCAGAGCATCTACCTGACATTGAAGGGCATGACCGATGTTCTAAATTTCCGATCTCGATTTGGCCGCAGCAAGGTTGTTGCGTTTCCCTTTCCTCGCGATGGATGCTGGGCTCTAGGGTTTGTGATGGGCGCGGCCCCCCCATCGATCCAGGTCGCGCCATCAGACACTCTTTTCATGGTGTTCGTACCAACCGCCATCCATCCCTTTACAGGATTCCTGGCTTTCATCCCGGAACAGGCGCTCGTCCCGATTAATCTTCTCCCTGAGGATGCCATGAAAATGGAGTTCTCAGCGGGTTTCTATAAGCCGAAGAACGGCTGGCTCGGCACATCACAATCGATCTCCTCGTGA
- a CDS encoding GNAT family N-acetyltransferase — translation MTSDRIHIRPACLDDVETIVQYNSAMALETEHRRLDLSTLRAGTLAFLGTPEYGFYLVAELPEVSGHKPVGQLMITYEWSDWRNGLFWWIQSVYVAPDRRGVGVFRALHDHIVTKAKSDPRVCGIRLYVERQNHRAQSVYQRVGLLPSVYAVYERDFVLGHPFDTEMNKELP, via the coding sequence ATGACTTCTGACAGAATCCACATTAGGCCGGCCTGCCTGGACGATGTAGAGACCATTGTCCAGTACAATAGCGCGATGGCACTTGAAACAGAGCATCGCCGGCTGGATCTGTCCACACTCCGCGCAGGAACCTTGGCATTTCTGGGGACCCCTGAGTATGGGTTTTATCTCGTTGCTGAGCTCCCGGAAGTAAGCGGCCACAAACCTGTCGGTCAATTGATGATCACGTATGAGTGGAGTGACTGGCGCAACGGGCTCTTTTGGTGGATTCAGAGTGTCTATGTTGCACCGGACCGGCGCGGGGTGGGAGTATTTCGAGCCCTGCACGATCATATCGTCACCAAAGCCAAAAGTGATCCGCGAGTCTGCGGGATCCGATTGTACGTCGAACGGCAGAATCACAGGGCTCAATCTGTTTACCAACGGGTTGGGTTGTTGCCATCCGTCTATGCCGTCTATGAACGGGATTTTGTCCTTGGGCATCCGTTCGATACAGAAATGAACAAGGAGTTGCCATGA